The following coding sequences are from one Candidatus Palauibacter australiensis window:
- a CDS encoding integrase, whose translation VPHGFRSSFRDWAAECTDAPRAVMEAALAHAVRNRAEAAYARSDLFERRRDLMERWAEYLAGRGAGNGA comes from the coding sequence CCGTGCCGCACGGGTTCCGTTCGAGCTTCCGGGACTGGGCGGCGGAATGCACGGATGCGCCGCGCGCGGTCATGGAGGCGGCGCTGGCGCACGCGGTGAGGAACAGGGCGGAGGCGGCGTATGCCCGCTCCGATCTGTTCGAGCGCCGACGCGACCTGATGGAGCGGTGGGCGGAGTATCTGGCGGGCCGGGGTGCGGGCAACGGAGCCTGA
- a CDS encoding NUDIX domain-containing protein — MSPRYSCCVDLHLILRRHRQVLLGRRIGTGFADGMYGVPSGHLEDGEAVTAGLIREAAEETGVVVEAADLRFVHAMHHRTDEGRIALFFEAGKWTGDILNREPDKCAGWRWFDLCGLPDPVVTYLAEALRKIAEGIPYSERSWE; from the coding sequence TTGTCCCCGAGATACTCCTGCTGCGTCGATCTCCATCTGATCCTTCGCCGCCATCGGCAGGTCTTGCTCGGACGACGGATCGGGACGGGGTTCGCGGATGGAATGTACGGCGTGCCATCGGGACACTTGGAGGACGGTGAAGCGGTCACCGCCGGCTTGATCCGGGAAGCCGCCGAGGAGACGGGTGTCGTCGTCGAGGCCGCCGATCTGAGATTCGTGCATGCCATGCACCACCGCACCGACGAAGGACGCATCGCCCTGTTCTTCGAGGCGGGGAAGTGGACTGGGGACATCCTGAACCGCGAGCCGGACAAGTGCGCTGGCTGGCGATGGTTCGACCTCTGCGGGCTCCCCGATCCGGTCGTCACCTACCTGGCCGAAGCGCTCCGCAAGATCGCGGAAGGCATCCCGTATTCGGAGAGAAGTTGGGAGTGA